A genomic segment from Nocardiopsis sp. Huas11 encodes:
- a CDS encoding chitinase C-terminal domain-containing protein, which produces MPSSHHPPGARAGAARWARALGSAAAGLCVAASVLFIAPTAHAAPQSPTDRLPQAAADTDCRPDGLHGTPGVDVPYCDVYDADGREILPNGLDRRVIGYFTSWRNGADDRPTYLVDDIPWDRISHINYAFGHVDGDHRLSVGPDGPDNPATGMTWDRPGLEPDPAFPYGGHFNQLNKFKKEHPGVRTLVAVGGWAETGGYFDPDGERVDSGGFYSMTTTSTGVNHEGIETFADSAVDFVREYGFDGLDIDYEYATSNNGAGSPDDYWISDERRGLLWEGYEELMRVLREKLDTASAEDGTYYQLTAAVPSSGWLLRGQEVHQVVRYLDFVNMMTYDLHGTWNHFVGHNGALYDSGLDPELADVYGAYDGIGYLNADWSHHYFRGAMQAGRINLGLPFYTRGWKDVEGGENGLWGTAALPDQDRCQPGTGLTVPCGDGADGIDNLWHDSDPVTGGAIAAGANPIWHVLNLEDGVVGDYTADYGVTDELVGAYERHWDDTTQNEWWWNSTTNTFLSGDADRTTAAKADYVADTGLGGVMIWEMAGDYAYDADAGQYVMGDTLITDLHERLSDAGPYGAAKAETAAPAQVLDVDVDFGGFALGDNNYPITPDVTVTNNSAGDIPGGSTLTFDYGTSAPGTMGDQSGMGLTHVQVGHDRGDNVGGLDGDFHRVELTVPSWQSIPAGGSLDFTLSYRLPIAQPSNFRVGIGGNEYAITYDAPREGTLVDAPDPDPGDGGGGDGGGGDPVDCDAPAWSSGATYTQGDTVTHGGTAYRARWWTRDEPGTTGEWGAWESLGAC; this is translated from the coding sequence ATGCCCTCCTCCCACCACCCCCCGGGTGCACGGGCCGGCGCGGCCCGATGGGCCCGCGCCCTCGGCTCCGCCGCCGCCGGACTGTGCGTGGCCGCGAGCGTGCTCTTCATCGCTCCGACCGCGCACGCCGCCCCCCAGTCGCCGACGGACCGGCTCCCGCAGGCGGCGGCCGACACCGACTGCCGCCCCGACGGCCTGCACGGAACACCGGGCGTGGACGTGCCCTACTGCGACGTCTACGACGCCGACGGGCGCGAGATCCTGCCCAACGGCCTCGACCGGCGGGTGATCGGCTACTTCACGAGCTGGCGCAACGGCGCCGACGACCGGCCCACCTACCTCGTCGACGACATCCCCTGGGACCGGATCTCCCACATCAACTACGCGTTCGGGCACGTGGACGGCGACCACCGGCTCTCGGTCGGCCCGGACGGCCCGGACAACCCGGCCACCGGGATGACCTGGGACCGCCCCGGCCTGGAGCCGGACCCCGCCTTCCCCTACGGCGGCCACTTCAACCAGCTCAACAAGTTCAAGAAGGAGCACCCCGGGGTCCGGACCCTGGTGGCCGTGGGCGGCTGGGCCGAGACGGGCGGCTACTTCGACCCGGACGGCGAACGGGTGGACTCCGGCGGCTTCTACTCGATGACCACCACGTCCACCGGTGTGAACCACGAGGGGATCGAGACCTTCGCCGACTCGGCCGTGGACTTCGTGCGCGAGTACGGGTTCGACGGCCTCGACATCGACTACGAGTACGCCACGTCCAACAACGGTGCCGGGAGCCCGGACGACTACTGGATCTCCGACGAGCGCCGGGGTCTGCTGTGGGAGGGCTACGAGGAGCTGATGCGCGTGCTGCGCGAGAAGCTCGACACGGCCTCCGCCGAGGACGGCACCTACTACCAGCTGACCGCCGCGGTCCCCTCCTCCGGCTGGCTGCTGCGCGGCCAGGAGGTCCACCAGGTCGTGCGGTACCTGGACTTCGTCAACATGATGACCTACGACCTGCACGGCACGTGGAACCACTTCGTGGGGCACAACGGAGCGCTCTACGACAGCGGGCTCGACCCCGAGCTGGCGGACGTCTACGGCGCCTACGACGGCATCGGCTACCTGAACGCCGACTGGTCCCACCACTACTTCCGCGGTGCGATGCAGGCCGGGCGGATCAACCTCGGGCTGCCCTTCTACACCCGGGGGTGGAAGGACGTCGAGGGCGGCGAGAACGGGCTGTGGGGCACCGCCGCGCTGCCCGACCAGGACCGGTGCCAACCGGGAACGGGCCTCACCGTCCCCTGCGGTGACGGAGCGGACGGCATCGACAACCTCTGGCACGACAGCGATCCCGTGACCGGCGGCGCCATCGCGGCCGGCGCGAACCCGATCTGGCACGTGCTCAACCTGGAGGACGGCGTGGTCGGCGACTACACGGCCGACTACGGGGTGACCGACGAACTGGTGGGCGCCTACGAGCGCCACTGGGACGACACCACCCAGAACGAGTGGTGGTGGAACTCGACCACGAACACGTTCCTGTCGGGCGACGCGGACCGGACCACCGCCGCCAAGGCGGACTACGTGGCCGACACCGGACTCGGCGGCGTCATGATCTGGGAGATGGCCGGCGACTACGCCTACGACGCCGACGCGGGCCAGTACGTGATGGGCGACACCCTGATCACCGACCTCCACGAGCGGCTGAGCGATGCGGGACCCTACGGAGCGGCCAAGGCCGAGACCGCCGCGCCCGCGCAGGTCCTCGACGTGGACGTGGACTTCGGCGGATTCGCCCTCGGCGACAACAATTACCCCATCACGCCGGACGTGACGGTCACCAACAACTCGGCCGGCGACATCCCGGGCGGCTCGACCCTCACCTTCGACTACGGCACCTCGGCCCCCGGCACCATGGGCGACCAGTCCGGCATGGGGCTGACCCATGTACAGGTGGGGCACGACCGGGGCGACAACGTGGGCGGCCTGGACGGCGACTTCCACCGGGTGGAGCTGACCGTCCCGAGCTGGCAGAGCATCCCGGCCGGGGGCTCGCTGGACTTCACCCTCAGCTACCGCCTGCCGATCGCGCAGCCCTCGAACTTCCGTGTCGGGATCGGCGGGAACGAGTACGCGATCACCTACGACGCCCCGCGCGAGGGCACCCTGGTCGACGCCCCCGACCCCGACCCCGGGGACGGCGGTGGCGGCGACGGTGGTGGCGGCGACCCCGTGGACTGCGACGCCCCGGCCTGGTCCTCGGGCGCCACCTACACCCAGGGCGACACCGTGACGCACGGCGGCACGGCCTACCGGGCCAGGTGGTGGACCCGGGACGAGCCCGGCACCACCGGTGAGTGGGGCGCCTGGGAGAGCCTGGGAGCCTGCTGA
- a CDS encoding bifunctional FO biosynthesis protein CofGH encodes MSGANDPAPGSSPTASAMRRALARARDGKTLDVTEAEVLLHARGDDLQTLLDHAGRVRDAGLEAAGRPGVITYSRKVFVPLTRLCRDRCHYCTFATVPGRLEAPYMSPDEVLEIARRGAEMGCKEVLITLGDRPEDRWSQAAEWLDAHGYDDTLSYVRAMAIMVLEETGLLPHLNPGVLTWSDFQRLKPVSPSMGMMLETTSERLFTEKGQAHYGSPDKDPAVRLRALEDAGRSNVPFTTGILLGIGETIADRAESIFAIRGVARRYGGIQEVIVQNFRAKPGTAMMHRPDAEREGMAAAIAVTRLVMGPKAHIQAPPNLIGAEAGGVDEYALMLRAGIDDWGGVSPLTADHVNPERPWPQIEDLADRTAAQGFTLRERLTAYPEYVRAGEPWLDPRVAAHVAALADPETGLAVEDAPLVGRPWQEPEAVLVDSGRTDLHTDIDTQGRTGDRRGDFDAVYGDWDELREGVDREGAVPRRFDPDIAAALRSAEADPAGLSDDEALALLHADGPELEALTGLADRVRSDVVGDDVTFVVTRNINFTNVCYTGCRFCAFAQRRTDADAYTLSLDQVADRAEEAWKAGATEVCMQGGIHPDLPGTAYFDLAGAVRERVPDMHVHAFSPMEVVNGASRTNLPIREWLTRARDAGLGSIPGTAAEILDDEVRWVLTKGKLPAREWIEVVTAAHDLGIPTTSTMMYGHVDSPRHWVAHIKLLRSLQERSVERNGRRGFTEFVPLPFVHTNAPIYLAGLARTGPTVRENRAVHALARLLLHGHIDNIQCSWVKLAEDTCRQLLSGGVNDVGGTLMEETISRMAGSGQGSYKTITDIRALVEPTGRPLRQRTTLYGEVSEERRRVAEAGDGVAASVLRPSLPLV; translated from the coding sequence ATGAGTGGTGCGAACGACCCGGCCCCCGGCTCCTCCCCGACAGCGTCCGCGATGCGCAGGGCACTCGCCCGCGCCCGAGACGGCAAGACCCTGGACGTCACCGAGGCCGAAGTGCTCCTGCACGCCCGGGGCGACGACCTCCAGACGCTCCTGGACCACGCCGGCCGCGTGCGTGACGCCGGGCTGGAGGCCGCAGGCCGCCCCGGTGTCATCACCTACAGCCGCAAGGTCTTCGTCCCGTTGACCCGGCTCTGCCGCGACCGCTGCCACTACTGCACGTTCGCGACCGTGCCCGGCCGCCTGGAAGCCCCCTACATGTCCCCGGACGAGGTCCTGGAGATCGCGCGCCGGGGCGCCGAGATGGGCTGCAAGGAGGTCCTCATCACGCTCGGGGACCGCCCCGAGGACCGGTGGAGCCAGGCCGCCGAGTGGCTGGACGCCCACGGCTACGACGACACCCTGTCCTACGTCCGGGCCATGGCGATCATGGTCCTGGAGGAGACCGGCCTCCTGCCGCACCTCAACCCGGGTGTGCTGACCTGGTCGGACTTCCAGCGGCTCAAGCCGGTCTCCCCGTCGATGGGCATGATGCTGGAGACCACCTCCGAGCGGCTGTTCACGGAGAAGGGCCAGGCCCACTACGGCAGCCCCGACAAGGACCCGGCGGTGCGGCTGCGCGCCCTGGAGGACGCGGGCCGCTCCAACGTCCCCTTCACGACCGGCATCCTCCTGGGGATCGGCGAGACCATCGCCGACCGCGCCGAGTCGATCTTCGCGATCCGGGGCGTGGCCCGCCGCTACGGCGGCATCCAGGAGGTCATCGTGCAGAACTTCCGGGCCAAGCCCGGGACCGCGATGATGCACCGCCCCGACGCCGAGCGCGAGGGGATGGCCGCCGCCATCGCGGTCACCCGCCTGGTGATGGGGCCCAAGGCCCACATCCAGGCCCCGCCCAACCTCATCGGCGCGGAGGCCGGCGGCGTGGACGAGTACGCGCTGATGCTCCGCGCGGGCATCGACGACTGGGGCGGGGTCTCCCCGCTGACCGCCGACCACGTCAACCCCGAGCGCCCCTGGCCGCAGATCGAGGACCTGGCCGACCGCACCGCCGCCCAGGGGTTCACCCTGCGCGAGCGGCTCACCGCCTACCCCGAGTACGTGCGGGCGGGCGAGCCGTGGCTGGACCCGCGGGTGGCGGCGCACGTGGCGGCCCTGGCCGACCCCGAGACCGGACTCGCGGTGGAGGACGCGCCCCTGGTGGGGCGGCCCTGGCAGGAGCCCGAGGCGGTGCTGGTCGACTCCGGCCGCACCGACCTGCACACCGACATCGACACACAGGGCCGCACCGGTGACCGGCGCGGCGACTTCGACGCCGTCTACGGCGACTGGGACGAGCTGCGGGAGGGCGTGGACCGCGAGGGCGCGGTGCCCCGCCGCTTCGACCCGGACATCGCCGCGGCCCTGCGCAGCGCCGAGGCCGACCCCGCCGGCCTGAGCGACGACGAGGCGCTCGCGCTGCTGCACGCCGACGGCCCCGAACTGGAGGCCCTCACCGGGCTGGCCGACCGGGTGCGCTCCGACGTGGTCGGCGACGACGTCACGTTCGTGGTCACCAGGAACATCAACTTCACCAACGTCTGCTACACCGGCTGCCGGTTCTGCGCCTTCGCCCAGCGCCGCACGGACGCCGACGCCTACACGCTCTCGCTGGACCAGGTCGCCGACCGCGCCGAGGAGGCGTGGAAGGCCGGGGCCACCGAGGTGTGCATGCAGGGCGGCATCCACCCCGACCTGCCCGGAACGGCCTACTTCGACCTCGCCGGGGCGGTCCGCGAGCGCGTGCCGGACATGCACGTCCACGCCTTCAGCCCGATGGAGGTCGTCAACGGCGCCTCGCGGACCAACCTGCCGATCCGCGAATGGCTGACCCGCGCCCGCGACGCGGGCCTGGGCTCGATCCCGGGCACGGCCGCGGAGATCCTCGACGACGAGGTCCGGTGGGTGCTCACCAAGGGCAAGCTGCCCGCCCGTGAGTGGATCGAGGTGGTCACGGCCGCCCACGACCTGGGCATCCCGACGACGTCGACGATGATGTACGGGCACGTCGACTCGCCCCGGCACTGGGTGGCGCACATCAAGCTGCTGCGCTCGCTGCAGGAGCGCTCGGTGGAGCGCAACGGCCGCCGGGGCTTCACCGAGTTCGTGCCGCTGCCGTTCGTGCACACCAACGCGCCGATCTACCTCGCCGGGCTGGCGCGCACGGGCCCCACGGTCCGGGAGAACCGGGCGGTGCACGCCCTGGCCCGGCTGCTGCTGCACGGGCACATCGACAACATCCAGTGCTCGTGGGTCAAGCTCGCCGAGGACACCTGCCGGCAGCTGTTGAGCGGCGGTGTCAACGACGTGGGCGGCACCCTGATGGAGGAGACCATCAGCCGGATGGCCGGTTCGGGGCAGGGGTCGTACAAGACGATCACCGACATCCGCGCCCTGGTCGAGCCGACGGGGCGCCCCCTGCGCCAGCGCACGACCCTCTACGGCGAGGTGTCCGAGGAGCGCCGCCGCGTGGCCGAGGCGGGAGACGGGGTGGCCGCCAGCGTGCTGCGGCCCTCGCTGCCCCTGGTCTGA
- a CDS encoding lysylphosphatidylglycerol synthase domain-containing protein, translating to MLRRLRGNRWVRLALLVAVFACAGWALRGHWTQAREAVAALPLWALPAAVLAGMAGLTAQMLAWRSLLGGLGSPLPVPVAARIMFVGQLGKYLPGSVWAFVAQVELARDREVPRSRGAAATLLAVAVTVAVGLAVAAVALPLASGDAARRWWWVLAAAPVLLACLHPRVLGFGVRTAARPFARFREVAEAGPPDVRGRSVAAAVGWTVLAWVPLGAHAWLLTWAVGGEPLASVGPAVGGYALAWTLGLLVVFAPAGLGVREAVLVVALAPVVDAGAALVVAVLSRLVMTVADIAWAGLSVLLSPTRAAGRTGAEPTLPGTPEG from the coding sequence GTGCTGAGACGGCTTCGCGGTAACCGGTGGGTGCGCCTGGCGCTGCTCGTGGCGGTGTTCGCGTGCGCCGGGTGGGCGCTGCGCGGGCACTGGACCCAGGCGCGGGAGGCGGTGGCCGCCCTGCCCCTGTGGGCGCTGCCCGCGGCGGTCCTGGCCGGCATGGCCGGGCTGACCGCCCAGATGCTCGCCTGGCGGTCGCTGCTGGGCGGTCTCGGGTCCCCCCTGCCGGTGCCGGTGGCGGCGCGGATCATGTTCGTCGGCCAGCTCGGCAAGTACCTGCCGGGGTCGGTGTGGGCGTTCGTCGCCCAGGTGGAGCTCGCACGCGACCGCGAGGTTCCGCGGTCGCGCGGCGCCGCCGCCACCCTGCTGGCCGTGGCCGTCACGGTCGCGGTGGGCCTGGCCGTGGCCGCGGTGGCGCTGCCCCTGGCGTCCGGGGACGCCGCGCGCCGCTGGTGGTGGGTCCTGGCCGCCGCGCCGGTCCTGCTGGCGTGCCTGCACCCGCGTGTGCTGGGGTTCGGCGTCCGTACGGCGGCCCGGCCCTTCGCGCGCTTCCGGGAGGTGGCCGAGGCCGGACCGCCCGACGTGCGCGGGCGCTCGGTGGCCGCCGCGGTCGGCTGGACCGTGCTGGCGTGGGTCCCGCTGGGCGCACACGCGTGGCTGTTGACCTGGGCGGTGGGCGGCGAGCCGCTCGCCTCCGTCGGCCCGGCCGTGGGCGGGTACGCGCTGGCCTGGACGCTCGGACTGCTGGTGGTGTTCGCGCCCGCCGGCCTGGGCGTGCGCGAGGCGGTGCTGGTGGTCGCGCTGGCCCCGGTGGTGGACGCCGGGGCGGCGCTCGTGGTCGCGGTGCTCTCGCGCCTGGTCATGACCGTGGCGGACATCGCCTGGGCGGGGCTGTCGGTGCTGCTGTCGCCGACGCGGGCCGCCGGCCGGACCGGCGCCGAGCCGACCCTGCCCGGCACGCCCGAGGGCTAG
- a CDS encoding glycosyltransferase family 4 protein, giving the protein MTPAPARRSPARVTLVGPAHPYKGGGARHTTELAHRLSALGHEVAIESWRAQYPAALYPGRQTIEEPEGEPHPGTRHGLAWYRPDGWWRTGRRLAREADLVVITVFSPVQVPAYLAILAGVRSLDTGTQIVALCHNVLPHERRAVDVSLTRALLRRVDGVLTHSPEQAHLAEGLLGPERPRPVTAPLPPHLPDTGGPAQGPDGERRHLLFLGIVRPYKGVDLLLRALADGAPDDVTLTVAGEFWGGTDELAALARELGVADRVRLRDGYVPATELPGLFASADAVVLPYRTATATQNVWLAHEHGVPVVATRAGTLADHVREGVDGLLCEPGDAADLARALTALYASGEAERLRAGVRPVDPAPYWRDYADRLLKA; this is encoded by the coding sequence GTGACCCCCGCCCCGGCACGCCGCTCCCCGGCCCGCGTCACGCTGGTGGGCCCCGCCCACCCGTACAAGGGCGGCGGAGCCCGGCACACCACCGAACTGGCCCACCGGCTCAGCGCCCTGGGCCACGAGGTCGCGATCGAGTCGTGGCGGGCGCAGTACCCGGCGGCGCTCTACCCGGGCCGGCAGACCATCGAGGAGCCGGAGGGCGAACCCCACCCCGGCACCCGGCACGGCCTGGCCTGGTACCGGCCGGACGGCTGGTGGCGGACCGGGCGCCGGCTGGCCCGCGAGGCAGACCTGGTGGTGATCACCGTCTTCTCCCCGGTGCAGGTGCCCGCCTACCTCGCCATCCTGGCCGGCGTGCGCTCGCTCGACACCGGGACGCAGATCGTCGCCCTGTGCCACAACGTGCTGCCGCACGAGCGCCGCGCCGTGGACGTCTCCCTCACGCGCGCGCTGCTGCGCCGGGTGGATGGCGTCCTCACGCACTCGCCCGAGCAGGCGCACCTGGCCGAAGGGCTGCTGGGACCCGAGCGACCGCGTCCGGTCACCGCCCCGCTGCCCCCGCACCTGCCCGACACCGGCGGCCCCGCCCAGGGGCCGGACGGCGAGCGGCGGCACCTGCTCTTCCTCGGCATCGTCCGCCCGTACAAGGGCGTCGACCTGCTGCTGCGGGCCCTGGCCGACGGCGCGCCCGACGACGTCACGCTCACGGTGGCGGGCGAGTTCTGGGGCGGCACCGACGAGCTGGCGGCCCTGGCGCGCGAGCTGGGCGTGGCCGACCGCGTACGGCTGCGCGACGGCTACGTGCCGGCCACGGAGCTGCCGGGCCTGTTCGCGTCCGCCGACGCCGTCGTCCTGCCCTACCGCACGGCCACGGCCACCCAGAACGTGTGGCTGGCCCACGAGCACGGGGTCCCGGTCGTGGCCACGCGCGCCGGAACGCTCGCCGACCACGTGCGCGAGGGCGTCGACGGTCTGCTGTGCGAGCCCGGCGACGCCGCGGACCTGGCACGCGCGCTCACCGCCCTCTACGCCTCGGGCGAGGCCGAGCGGCTGCGTGCGGGCGTGCGGCCGGTGGACCCGGCCCCGTACTGGAGGGACTACGCCGACCGGCTCCTGAAGGCCTGA
- a CDS encoding glycosyltransferase family 2 protein, which yields MSEAGGDASAQEPDAPVRVTIVLPCFNEEEHVVDEVKRICAAMDASGHTYELLAVDDASTDDTLAKLRDAEALYPHMRVIAFGHNGGSGTVRRIGSQRARGEYVVWTDADMSYPNERIPELVSILDEEPGVDQVVGARTQEMGTHKMLRVPAKWAIRKVAESLTNTRIPDLNSGLRVFRREVARPYLRLLPPGFSCVTTITLAFLSNQHTVKYVPIEYAKRAGTSKFHFVRDAYRYILQVLRMVMYFNPLKVLMPPSLALLGVGAVKFVFDQVRHPLYIPNNTVMILMTGLIIAAIALLADLIVRSRESA from the coding sequence ATGAGCGAGGCCGGCGGCGACGCCTCAGCCCAGGAACCGGACGCCCCCGTGCGCGTCACCATCGTGCTGCCGTGCTTCAACGAGGAGGAGCACGTCGTCGACGAGGTCAAGCGCATCTGCGCGGCCATGGACGCCTCCGGGCACACCTACGAGCTGCTCGCGGTGGACGACGCCTCCACCGACGACACCCTCGCGAAGCTGCGGGACGCCGAGGCGCTCTATCCGCACATGCGGGTCATCGCCTTCGGCCACAACGGCGGCTCTGGCACGGTCCGGCGGATCGGCAGCCAGCGGGCGCGCGGCGAGTACGTCGTGTGGACCGACGCCGACATGAGCTACCCCAACGAGCGCATCCCCGAACTCGTCTCGATCCTGGACGAGGAGCCCGGCGTCGACCAGGTCGTGGGCGCGCGCACGCAGGAGATGGGCACGCACAAGATGCTGCGGGTCCCGGCCAAGTGGGCCATCCGCAAGGTCGCCGAGAGCCTCACCAACACCCGCATCCCCGACCTCAACTCCGGCCTGCGCGTGTTCCGCCGCGAGGTGGCCCGCCCGTACCTGCGCCTGCTGCCGCCGGGGTTCTCCTGCGTCACCACCATCACGCTGGCGTTCCTGTCCAACCAGCACACGGTCAAGTACGTGCCGATCGAGTACGCCAAGCGCGCGGGGACCTCCAAGTTCCACTTCGTGAGGGACGCCTACCGGTACATCCTCCAGGTGCTGCGCATGGTCATGTACTTCAACCCGCTCAAGGTGCTCATGCCGCCGTCGCTCGCCCTATTGGGCGTGGGCGCGGTCAAGTTCGTCTTCGACCAGGTGCGCCACCCGCTCTACATCCCCAACAACACCGTCATGATCCTCATGACGGGGCTGATCATCGCCGCCATCGCCCTGTTGGCCGACCTCATCGTGCGGTCGCGGGAGAGCGCGTGA
- a CDS encoding TIGR03089 family protein yields the protein MSETPAQLWRALVSADPTRPFVTSYDDSGARVELSRTTFDNWVAKTANMLVDGFGVQPGDATALALPVHWQSLVWVVSCWSVGAEAVPSPRGSVAPGAAFAVADADRLDEAVDTGADEVFGTSLHPLGLPLRHVPDMVVDYSVEVRGHGDHFAAYAIDPAAPALRTDRPRTGAEVAALGRERAQEWGLTGEDRIAVLLAADAPLSALGPSLDLLSAALASGAPLILTPPDTDDLAGRLRMEKATVVTAPEGEEPDFPGVRPL from the coding sequence ATGTCCGAAACTCCAGCGCAGTTGTGGCGCGCCCTCGTCTCCGCCGACCCGACCCGACCGTTCGTCACCTCCTACGACGACTCCGGCGCCCGGGTGGAGCTCTCCCGCACCACCTTCGACAACTGGGTCGCCAAGACCGCCAACATGCTCGTGGACGGGTTCGGCGTGCAGCCCGGCGACGCGACGGCCCTCGCGCTGCCCGTGCACTGGCAGTCCCTGGTGTGGGTGGTCTCGTGCTGGTCGGTGGGCGCGGAGGCCGTGCCCTCGCCGCGGGGCTCCGTCGCCCCGGGGGCCGCCTTCGCGGTGGCCGACGCCGACCGGCTGGACGAGGCCGTCGACACCGGCGCCGACGAGGTGTTCGGCACCTCGCTGCACCCCCTGGGCCTGCCGCTGCGGCACGTCCCGGACATGGTGGTGGACTACTCGGTCGAGGTGCGGGGCCACGGCGACCACTTCGCGGCCTACGCGATCGACCCCGCGGCCCCCGCGCTGAGGACGGACCGGCCCCGCACCGGCGCGGAGGTGGCCGCCCTGGGCCGCGAGCGCGCCCAGGAGTGGGGCCTGACCGGCGAGGACCGGATCGCGGTCCTCCTGGCGGCGGACGCCCCGCTGTCCGCGCTCGGCCCGTCCCTGGACCTGCTGTCGGCCGCCCTCGCCTCCGGGGCGCCCCTCATCCTCACACCGCCCGACACCGACGACCTCGCCGGACGGCTGCGCATGGAGAAGGCCACCGTCGTGACCGCCCCCGAAGGGGAGGAACCGGACTTCCCGGGCGTTCGCCCGCTCTGA
- a CDS encoding DUF3592 domain-containing protein, with the protein MDDFIGPLLAALFLGLTLYHGVRGVLARLRRRREQRELDETGVRAYGHVSRVHPLERSPHGHTVTVTVQGADGTRWEAVDSSGLGGYHVREGTPVSLVHSPADPRLIRVERAAHADPARGDYPVGPRRRPGDRPSLLVPLLPLVGVLVIGGVVLLAVRGGDSVVGVLVPGLFVVVGPCLIVGGVVAMARGRVRARRHTAETVGVVTDTWTQRKRRRSSNGPSRTIITHPFTVHFRAADGREVHRRYPVSTSSFRPALQQRVRIRHDPGHPAEFSVADLSAGDLFTGLTLMFIGTVFTLIGGFVGFVMARSAGL; encoded by the coding sequence ATGGACGACTTCATCGGTCCTCTCCTCGCCGCGCTCTTCCTCGGACTCACCCTCTACCACGGTGTCCGGGGCGTGCTGGCAAGGCTCAGGCGCCGCCGGGAGCAGCGGGAACTGGACGAGACCGGGGTGCGCGCGTACGGGCACGTGAGCAGGGTCCACCCGCTCGAACGGAGCCCCCACGGCCACACCGTCACCGTCACGGTGCAGGGCGCGGACGGCACCCGTTGGGAGGCCGTCGACTCCAGCGGCCTGGGCGGGTACCACGTCCGGGAGGGCACACCGGTCTCCCTGGTCCACTCCCCCGCCGACCCCCGGCTGATCCGGGTGGAGCGCGCCGCCCACGCCGATCCCGCCCGGGGCGACTACCCGGTCGGTCCGCGCCGGCGCCCCGGGGACCGGCCCTCACTGCTGGTGCCCCTGCTGCCCCTGGTGGGCGTGCTCGTCATCGGCGGCGTCGTCCTGTTGGCCGTCCGCGGCGGCGACTCGGTGGTGGGGGTCCTCGTTCCGGGGCTGTTCGTCGTGGTGGGACCGTGCCTGATCGTGGGCGGCGTCGTCGCCATGGCGCGCGGCCGGGTCAGGGCCCGGCGGCACACCGCCGAGACCGTCGGCGTGGTCACTGACACCTGGACCCAGAGGAAGCGCCGGAGGAGCTCCAACGGTCCGTCCAGGACCATCATCACCCACCCCTTCACCGTCCACTTCCGAGCCGCCGACGGGCGCGAGGTCCACCGCCGCTACCCGGTCTCCACCAGCTCCTTCCGGCCGGCCCTCCAGCAACGGGTCCGGATCCGGCACGACCCCGGGCACCCGGCGGAGTTCAGCGTGGCCGACCTGTCAGCGGGGGACCTGTTCACGGGCCTGACCCTGATGTTCATCGGGACGGTCTTCACGCTCATCGGAGGCTTCGTGGGCTTCGTCATGGCCCGGTCCGCCGGCCTTTGA